The proteins below are encoded in one region of Polynucleobacter sp. AP-Elch-400A-B2:
- a CDS encoding HAD family hydrolase: MPTAFHAHNTNPLSQYPQAWDRAGAVRLLVLDVDGVLTNGQIFIGENGKESLKAFDIQDGLGIKLLEKIGIPTAIITGRNSKMVLARCDELGIKHVHMGVENKADALENILQSLGLKATDCAVMGDDWPDFQMMKSAGLKICPAQGHDAVKEIAHFVTTRSGGSGAVREVCDLILKAQNRYEELLAQARA; this comes from the coding sequence ATGCCAACCGCCTTTCACGCTCACAACACTAACCCTCTAAGCCAATATCCACAGGCTTGGGATCGTGCTGGGGCGGTCAGGCTTCTCGTTCTAGACGTTGATGGTGTCTTGACCAATGGCCAAATCTTTATTGGTGAAAATGGCAAAGAGTCCCTGAAAGCTTTTGATATTCAGGATGGCTTGGGAATCAAGTTATTAGAAAAAATAGGTATTCCGACAGCCATCATCACTGGACGTAATTCCAAAATGGTTTTGGCCCGTTGTGACGAGCTCGGCATCAAGCACGTGCACATGGGTGTTGAAAATAAAGCCGATGCTTTAGAAAACATTTTGCAATCGCTTGGACTCAAGGCAACTGATTGCGCGGTCATGGGTGATGACTGGCCTGATTTTCAAATGATGAAGTCCGCAGGCCTGAAGATATGTCCTGCGCAAGGACATGATGCTGTGAAGGAAATAGCCCACTTTGTCACCACTCGATCTGGCGGTAGTGGCGCAGTACGTGAAGTCTGTGATCTGATCTTGAAAGCGCAAAACCGTTATGAGGAATTACTCGCTCAGGCGCGCGCTTAA
- the lptC gene encoding LPS export ABC transporter periplasmic protein LptC, with translation MELNTQKIKLSIWRTSLRLMPLILMGTLTLVTFWLVKKNAPAEKSAIERVRLHEPDYTISNGALSALNESGGTKYRVLGKKVIHYDDDASIDIETPRIRLFPPEKSPVTVKADKGHLDGDLTILDLIDNAEIFRPQQAATASEPARPRMLARSSYFKVLINDDVIETDKPITLEQGVSVMHSTDGGVFNNIEQSMVLSGQVKGRIERIQTGAQR, from the coding sequence ATGGAACTAAATACCCAAAAAATCAAACTGAGCATCTGGCGTACCTCCCTACGTCTGATGCCTTTGATTCTGATGGGCACACTCACTCTCGTCACGTTTTGGTTGGTGAAGAAAAACGCACCGGCAGAAAAATCGGCAATTGAACGTGTGCGCCTTCATGAACCTGACTACACTATTAGCAATGGCGCCTTATCTGCTCTCAATGAATCCGGTGGTACTAAATATCGCGTACTAGGCAAGAAAGTGATTCACTACGACGATGACGCTTCAATCGATATTGAAACACCCCGCATACGCCTGTTCCCACCTGAAAAGTCACCGGTGACTGTCAAGGCAGACAAGGGTCATTTAGATGGCGACCTGACGATTTTGGATCTGATTGATAACGCCGAAATATTTCGGCCGCAACAAGCTGCTACGGCATCTGAGCCAGCTAGACCGCGCATGCTTGCGCGCTCTTCTTATTTCAAAGTGCTCATCAATGATGACGTTATTGAGACTGATAAACCCATTACGCTTGAGCAAGGGGTTTCTGTGATGCACTCAACTGATGGTGGCGTATTTAACAACATCGAACAAAGCATGGTTTTATCTGGGCAAGTAAAGGGTCGTATCGAGCGCATTCAAACCGGAGCGCAGCGATGA
- the lptA gene encoding lipopolysaccharide transport periplasmic protein LptA produces MKLLRKSLIAFALLGTCLSTHAEKTDQDKPIILEAEKVSVNDVQQVYELDGEVLLIKGSILITSAKGNIKVDPEGYEYVDVQGNSESTASFRQRREGPANEFMQGRGKTVTYNAKTELLTLTGDASLKRLQNMQMLDQLHGWKIDYDDVQQRYQVLPPTDAKAEDLPLARAILSPRRKATLEK; encoded by the coding sequence ATGAAGTTATTGCGAAAATCGCTAATAGCGTTTGCTCTACTAGGGACCTGCCTTTCTACTCATGCTGAAAAAACAGATCAAGACAAACCCATCATCTTGGAAGCAGAAAAAGTATCTGTGAACGACGTACAACAAGTCTATGAGCTTGATGGTGAAGTACTCTTAATCAAAGGCAGCATTTTGATTACTAGTGCGAAGGGTAATATCAAAGTCGACCCCGAGGGTTATGAGTACGTTGATGTTCAGGGTAATTCAGAATCTACCGCCAGCTTTAGACAAAGACGCGAAGGGCCCGCTAATGAATTTATGCAAGGTCGGGGCAAAACGGTTACCTACAATGCAAAAACTGAGCTTCTCACCCTGACTGGTGATGCCAGCCTGAAGCGTCTTCAAAATATGCAAATGCTAGATCAATTACACGGCTGGAAAATTGACTACGATGATGTTCAGCAGCGCTATCAAGTCTTACCGCCTACTGATGCCAAAGCAGAAGACCTGCCTTTAGCTAGAGCAATCCTTTCACCAAGAAGAAAAGCTACACTAGAGAAATGA
- the lptB gene encoding LPS export ABC transporter ATP-binding protein, translating to MTTNSGSNQKPATLSAQHLQKRYGSRTVVRDVSIEVKCGEVVGLLGPNGAGKTTSFYMIVGLVPLDGGSIVLDGTDITHLPIHERARMGLSYLPQEASVFRKLNVAENIQAVLELQVQGGKPLSKAEIAHRLDELLGELQISHLRDNPALSLSGGERRRVEIARALASQPKFILLDEPFAGVDPIAVGEIQRIVRFLRDRQIGVLITDHNVRETLGICDHAYIISEGSVLAEGKPDQIIENDAVRRVYLGENFRM from the coding sequence ATGACCACGAATTCCGGTAGTAATCAAAAACCAGCCACTTTAAGTGCGCAGCACCTTCAAAAGCGCTATGGATCTCGCACAGTAGTTCGGGATGTATCGATAGAAGTGAAATGCGGCGAAGTAGTAGGACTCCTGGGGCCAAATGGTGCTGGCAAAACAACCTCTTTCTACATGATTGTTGGCCTGGTTCCTTTGGATGGTGGGAGTATTGTTTTAGACGGCACCGACATCACACATCTACCCATTCATGAACGGGCTCGCATGGGCCTATCCTACCTCCCACAAGAGGCTTCTGTTTTCAGAAAGCTGAATGTAGCTGAAAATATTCAAGCCGTCTTAGAACTGCAAGTTCAAGGTGGAAAACCATTAAGCAAGGCTGAAATAGCGCATCGCCTAGATGAGCTCCTAGGTGAGCTCCAAATCAGTCATCTGCGCGATAACCCCGCTCTCTCCCTATCTGGTGGGGAGCGCCGCCGCGTTGAAATTGCCAGGGCCCTCGCATCCCAGCCTAAGTTCATTTTGCTTGATGAGCCTTTTGCTGGTGTTGACCCAATTGCGGTTGGAGAAATCCAGCGGATTGTGCGCTTCTTAAGAGACCGCCAAATTGGCGTGCTGATCACCGACCATAACGTTCGAGAAACCTTGGGGATTTGTGATCATGCCTACATCATCAGCGAAGGCAGTGTGTTGGCGGAAGGCAAACCAGACCAAATTATCGAGAATGATGCCGTCAGACGAGTCTACCTAGGCGAAAACTTCCGCATGTAA
- the hpf gene encoding ribosome hibernation-promoting factor, HPF/YfiA family — MNLKINSRHVEVTPAMRSHLEAGLEKIRKHFDHVLDATAFLIVDNAKEKDLRQAAEITLHLKGKELFAEAHNADLYHAMDAVVDKLERQVVKHKEKIQDHHHEKHFE; from the coding sequence ATGAATCTGAAAATTAATAGCCGTCATGTTGAAGTTACTCCAGCTATGCGTTCCCACCTCGAAGCCGGCTTAGAAAAAATTCGCAAACACTTTGACCACGTCTTAGATGCCACCGCATTTTTGATTGTCGATAACGCCAAAGAAAAAGATCTTCGTCAAGCCGCCGAGATCACTCTTCACCTCAAAGGCAAAGAGCTCTTTGCCGAAGCACATAACGCAGATCTTTACCACGCCATGGATGCGGTAGTGGACAAACTTGAGCGACAAGTTGTCAAGCACAAAGAAAAAATTCAAGATCATCACCACGAAAAACATTTTGAGTAA
- a CDS encoding PTS sugar transporter subunit IIA: MNALTDLFALDRIALNSPSKNRTEAFAAVGQLFAKQAGLEAEAIVGFLNAREDLGSTALGAGVAIPHGRVKGLKQPIAAFVKLQEPIEFAAPDGEAVSILIFLLVPEKATQQHLEILSSIAQLLSDQDTRKLLASEGSPEKVCEILQTWGLT, encoded by the coding sequence ATGAATGCCCTGACCGATCTTTTCGCTTTAGACCGTATTGCCTTAAATAGTCCCTCCAAGAATAGGACTGAGGCATTTGCAGCCGTAGGGCAGCTATTTGCCAAACAAGCAGGTCTTGAAGCCGAGGCAATTGTTGGATTTTTAAATGCGCGCGAGGACTTAGGTTCTACCGCACTTGGCGCTGGCGTTGCCATCCCACACGGCCGTGTAAAGGGACTTAAACAGCCGATTGCTGCATTCGTCAAACTACAAGAGCCAATTGAATTTGCCGCGCCTGATGGTGAGGCTGTGTCCATCCTCATTTTTTTACTTGTTCCTGAAAAAGCAACTCAGCAACATTTAGAAATTTTATCCTCGATTGCACAACTCTTATCTGACCAAGATACCCGTAAGTTACTTGCGTCGGAGGGCAGTCCAGAGAAGGTGTGTGAAATCCTACAAACGTGGGGCTTAACTTGA
- the hprK gene encoding HPr(Ser) kinase/phosphatase, producing the protein MTTQPLLLEGVTAQQIFDDNVSDLKLSWIGGLEGADRRFPPEAVKAAAASSDLVGHLNLIHPSRIQIFGEQEINYHAQLETQQREEQIFDLISKMPPCVIVADGKAADAALQLFCQRSSTPLFTTAISAAEVIDHLRTYLTKIGAPQITMHGVFMDILGLGVLIMGESGLGKSELGLELISRGHGLVADDAVDFARLGPDYIEGRCPVILRNLLEVRGLGLLDIRTIFGETAVRRKLKLRLIVQLVRRNDGEFERLPLETQHIDVLGVAIRTVKIQVAAGRNLAVLVEAAVRNTILQLRGIDTLKEFMERQRLQMNAEAESSKSQGRLI; encoded by the coding sequence TTGACTACTCAACCTCTTCTTCTAGAGGGAGTTACCGCCCAACAAATCTTTGATGACAATGTCTCTGATCTAAAGCTATCCTGGATCGGTGGTCTAGAAGGCGCGGACAGGCGATTTCCACCAGAAGCTGTTAAAGCTGCCGCAGCCAGCTCAGACTTAGTAGGTCACTTAAATCTCATTCACCCAAGCCGTATTCAGATTTTTGGTGAGCAGGAGATTAATTATCACGCCCAACTTGAGACGCAGCAGCGAGAAGAGCAGATCTTCGACCTGATCTCTAAAATGCCACCTTGCGTTATTGTGGCCGACGGTAAAGCAGCGGATGCTGCACTTCAACTCTTCTGCCAACGATCCTCTACCCCACTCTTTACAACAGCCATATCAGCTGCCGAGGTGATTGATCACCTTCGCACCTACCTCACCAAGATTGGCGCGCCCCAGATTACGATGCATGGCGTATTTATGGATATTCTGGGCTTAGGGGTTTTGATTATGGGTGAGTCAGGCTTAGGAAAAAGTGAATTAGGTTTAGAGCTGATTTCTCGCGGCCACGGTTTAGTGGCTGATGATGCGGTAGACTTTGCTCGACTCGGACCAGACTATATCGAGGGTCGCTGCCCTGTGATTCTGCGCAACCTCTTGGAAGTTCGTGGACTAGGCTTATTGGATATCCGCACCATCTTTGGTGAAACAGCCGTACGTCGAAAATTAAAATTGCGCTTGATAGTGCAATTGGTTCGTCGCAACGATGGTGAGTTTGAGCGCCTACCTTTAGAAACCCAACATATTGATGTATTGGGTGTGGCAATTCGAACTGTCAAAATTCAGGTAGCTGCAGGTCGCAACTTAGCAGTTCTCGTTGAGGCTGCCGTGCGCAATACGATTTTGCAACTACGAGGTATTGATACCTTAAAAGAATTCATGGAGCGTCAGCGTTTACAAATGAATGCTGAAGCAGAGTCCTCAAAGTCACAAGGCCGTCTCATTTAA
- the rapZ gene encoding RNase adapter RapZ has translation MQINLITGISGSGKSVALRAFEDAGYDCVDNLPVTLLENLITTLEGEKSERVAVAIDARRGQSIAELPQILENLRRNHQVRIVFLNADTNTLIQRFSETRRRHPLSGKTQQTQAATLIEAIDKERNLLEPLRAQAHSIDTSNLPAHALRSWIQDLLKDKPQGLTVIFESFGFKKGLPSEADLVFDVRCLPNPHYDKALRPMSGKDQPVREFLERIPEVVSMENDIIQFIEKWLPHYIADGRSYLTVAIGCTGGQHRSVYLVSRIIAHFLPQKDLVELQINFLSRHRELDSIPAKVI, from the coding sequence ATGCAAATTAATCTGATTACCGGCATCTCTGGCTCAGGTAAATCAGTTGCACTGAGAGCCTTTGAGGATGCAGGTTATGACTGTGTTGATAACCTTCCAGTCACCCTTCTCGAAAACCTCATCACTACGCTAGAAGGTGAAAAAAGTGAACGTGTTGCAGTAGCTATTGATGCACGTCGCGGTCAGTCGATTGCAGAGCTTCCGCAGATTTTAGAAAACCTGAGACGTAATCATCAGGTGCGCATTGTTTTCCTCAATGCTGATACCAATACGCTGATCCAGCGCTTCTCCGAAACCCGCAGGCGCCATCCGCTTTCTGGAAAAACCCAACAAACCCAAGCTGCCACCCTCATCGAGGCTATTGATAAAGAGCGAAATCTTCTAGAGCCTCTGCGTGCTCAAGCGCACAGTATTGATACTAGCAATCTACCTGCTCATGCCCTGCGTTCCTGGATTCAGGATCTTCTGAAAGATAAGCCTCAAGGACTCACCGTTATTTTTGAATCTTTTGGGTTTAAAAAAGGCCTACCTAGTGAAGCGGATCTCGTGTTTGATGTTCGCTGCCTGCCTAATCCGCACTACGACAAAGCTTTACGCCCTATGTCTGGTAAAGATCAGCCGGTTCGCGAGTTCTTAGAAAGAATTCCCGAAGTCGTCAGTATGGAAAATGACATTATTCAGTTTATTGAAAAATGGTTGCCTCACTACATTGCAGATGGTCGTAGTTATCTTACTGTCGCTATCGGCTGTACTGGCGGACAGCATCGCTCGGTTTATCTTGTGAGCCGCATCATTGCGCATTTTCTGCCGCAAAAAGATTTGGTAGAGCTCCAAATCAATTTCTTAAGTCGTCACCGCGAGCTAGACTCAATCCCTGCAAAAGTAATTTGA
- the mutY gene encoding A/G-specific adenine glycosylase, giving the protein MSEALIKHFATKLIAWHGKDGRQGLPWQSIRDPYAVWVSEIMLQQTQVATVLERYPRFMQRFPTVKKLAAAPLDDVLAEWAGLGYYTRARNLHACAKQVMEEFGGKFPNDPVLLQQLKGIGRSTAGAIAAFAFHERAPILDANVKRILARLFGVDGAIQEKAVNDELWLLAKTLLPKKAANMPVYTQALMDFGATWCTSRKPVCLSGVRKCPFEKECQANLSDQVLLLPRKVIKAKSPEFNCDMLLLRQGDSVLLQRRPEKAIWGGLWSLPESTWRAKEKSSKPTSNAVNLTTKELFQLVLSDEKISGASKSAHSIERGLEIKHVFTHRRLWMQIWHVSLGTTVKLTSADLKWVPLRQLGQYGLPQPIKLLLQGLSLARGDDLRN; this is encoded by the coding sequence ATGTCAGAAGCGTTGATTAAGCACTTTGCTACTAAGCTGATAGCTTGGCATGGCAAAGACGGGCGCCAAGGCTTGCCATGGCAGAGTATTCGGGACCCCTATGCGGTATGGGTTTCTGAAATCATGCTGCAACAAACTCAGGTAGCTACTGTTCTAGAGCGCTACCCCCGCTTTATGCAACGTTTCCCGACGGTGAAAAAATTGGCTGCCGCACCACTAGATGATGTCTTGGCAGAATGGGCGGGGCTCGGCTATTACACGCGAGCTCGCAATCTTCACGCTTGCGCAAAGCAAGTGATGGAAGAGTTTGGTGGTAAGTTTCCAAATGACCCAGTATTGCTCCAACAGCTCAAGGGTATTGGTAGATCTACTGCAGGTGCTATAGCCGCATTTGCATTTCATGAGCGAGCGCCGATTCTGGATGCGAACGTCAAACGAATACTGGCGCGATTGTTTGGTGTAGACGGCGCCATCCAAGAAAAAGCAGTAAACGACGAGTTGTGGCTATTAGCTAAAACACTGCTCCCTAAAAAAGCTGCGAATATGCCGGTCTATACACAGGCTTTGATGGATTTTGGGGCAACCTGGTGCACTTCTCGTAAACCTGTCTGTTTGAGTGGAGTCAGAAAATGCCCATTTGAAAAAGAATGCCAGGCTAATCTCAGTGATCAAGTTTTACTATTGCCTCGCAAAGTCATCAAAGCAAAATCCCCTGAATTTAATTGCGACATGTTGTTGCTACGGCAGGGTGATTCAGTATTACTACAAAGGCGTCCTGAAAAAGCTATCTGGGGCGGACTTTGGTCTTTGCCTGAATCTACTTGGAGAGCCAAAGAAAAAAGCTCTAAACCTACAAGCAATGCAGTTAATTTGACTACGAAAGAATTATTTCAGCTGGTGCTGTCAGATGAAAAGATCTCTGGCGCGTCAAAGAGTGCTCACTCAATTGAACGAGGACTTGAAATTAAACACGTTTTCACGCATCGTCGTTTATGGATGCAGATTTGGCATGTGAGCTTAGGCACTACTGTCAAACTTACTAGCGCTGACTTGAAGTGGGTTCCTTTGCGTCAGCTAGGACAGTACGGCTTGCCTCAGCCGATCAAATTACTTTTGCAGGGATTGAGTCTAGCTCGCGGTGACGACTTAAGAAATTGA
- the mutM gene encoding bifunctional DNA-formamidopyrimidine glycosylase/DNA-(apurinic or apyrimidinic site) lyase yields MPELPEVEVTRLGIQPHLEGLRVSTVKIIDGRLRWPVPSNLNILLSGQKVLGIERRGKYLLVEFDAGYLLLHLGMTGTLRVLPSSDPLKLHDRVTFEFGKLSLRLHDPRKFGAVLWHPKSNGPIENNALLQKLGVEPFSPEFGGELGTEVLYRCSRKRSVAVKQFLLAGQAVVGVGNIYCSESLFEAGIHPAKAAGKLTRPQCSRLATAVRLILKKAIAAGGSSLKDFVNSEGDPGHFMVQTKVYDRKDQPCKVCKTPIKQIVQGQRSTYFCPQCQKR; encoded by the coding sequence ATGCCAGAACTCCCAGAAGTCGAAGTTACCCGATTGGGTATCCAGCCCCATTTAGAGGGGCTTAGGGTAAGCACAGTCAAAATTATCGATGGTCGCTTGCGCTGGCCGGTTCCGAGTAATTTAAATATCTTGCTTAGCGGTCAGAAAGTCTTGGGAATAGAACGCCGCGGCAAGTATCTTCTAGTGGAGTTTGATGCAGGTTACCTATTGCTACACCTAGGTATGACCGGAACCTTGCGGGTTCTGCCCAGTAGTGATCCTCTTAAGTTACATGATCGGGTGACTTTCGAGTTTGGCAAGCTGAGTTTGCGTTTGCATGATCCCCGAAAGTTTGGCGCTGTTTTATGGCACCCAAAATCCAATGGACCAATTGAGAACAATGCGCTTTTACAAAAACTGGGAGTAGAGCCTTTTTCCCCTGAGTTTGGTGGCGAGCTTGGTACTGAGGTTCTGTATCGGTGCTCACGCAAACGTAGTGTTGCTGTGAAGCAATTTTTATTAGCAGGACAAGCAGTGGTGGGTGTCGGCAATATCTATTGTTCTGAAAGTTTATTTGAGGCAGGTATTCATCCGGCAAAAGCTGCTGGAAAACTCACGCGTCCACAATGCTCTAGGCTGGCGACTGCGGTGAGATTAATTTTGAAAAAAGCGATTGCTGCAGGTGGTAGTTCTTTAAAAGACTTTGTGAACAGCGAAGGTGACCCAGGGCACTTCATGGTGCAAACCAAAGTCTATGATCGCAAAGATCAGCCTTGCAAGGTATGCAAGACGCCGATTAAACAAATAGTACAAGGTCAGCGCTCTACTTACTTTTGCCCCCAATGTCAGAAGCGTTGA
- a CDS encoding lipoprotein insertase outer membrane protein LolB yields the protein MTKFSLKPSFRVLLLTAGLGFSLLSSNSIAKSSSLDSGQAVFEVLASEIALQRGEAGLAYTTYLELARQLDDPRLAQRAMEIAITAGAPDLALQAAQTWDGLAGPKQTKPKEVLVTLLILNQRWSDAVKPAISLLSQQTPAQRENTLLQIQALLAKATNESEALRAFYEIVSTLKPEPKDPSLLYTYAMSAEKSGHLDVMEKTLREILRKNPNDVNSLNALGYSLADRNQKLPEAFKLISKAHQLSPKDGFILDSLGWVNFRMGRNDLALEQLQQAFSMKPEADIAAHIGEVLWVMNRPTEAEDVWRKGQQLDANNPTLKETLKRLKPDWSLADIALKGIWDGRFAVKITGLTESKNQGGSGGFTLTQDALIDVLEIRNPVGGSIAKITIKPGEAILERDGELTTAIDADTLIQNTLGLPLPARGLSDWLRGKTRPGGNASVERNTKGQVSKITQDGWTLNYNWSNMQRLEKLMMTRSSNIGSIDIRLVFDNPNE from the coding sequence ATGACCAAATTTTCATTAAAGCCCTCTTTTAGGGTCTTACTGCTTACTGCTGGATTGGGCTTTAGCCTCCTCTCTAGCAATAGCATCGCCAAATCCAGCAGCCTGGATAGCGGTCAAGCTGTATTTGAGGTTCTAGCCTCTGAAATCGCTCTTCAGCGCGGTGAAGCTGGCTTGGCATATACAACGTATTTGGAGCTCGCTCGCCAGCTAGATGATCCCCGTTTGGCACAAAGGGCGATGGAGATTGCAATAACAGCAGGCGCGCCTGATCTTGCACTACAAGCAGCACAAACTTGGGATGGTTTGGCTGGGCCAAAACAAACTAAACCCAAAGAAGTGCTCGTCACTCTCTTAATTCTGAATCAACGCTGGTCAGATGCAGTCAAACCTGCCATCTCACTCTTAAGTCAACAAACACCAGCGCAACGTGAAAATACTTTGCTACAGATTCAGGCGCTACTGGCTAAGGCAACCAATGAATCAGAAGCGCTAAGAGCTTTTTATGAAATTGTTTCAACATTAAAGCCGGAACCAAAAGATCCAAGTCTACTCTACACCTACGCAATGTCTGCTGAAAAATCAGGGCATCTCGATGTGATGGAGAAAACGCTGCGCGAGATCTTGCGCAAAAATCCGAATGATGTAAACAGCCTAAATGCACTTGGTTACTCACTAGCTGATCGCAATCAGAAGCTGCCAGAAGCATTTAAGCTCATTAGCAAAGCACATCAACTCTCGCCTAAGGATGGTTTTATATTAGACAGTCTTGGTTGGGTGAACTTTCGTATGGGTAGAAATGATCTCGCCTTAGAGCAACTGCAACAAGCCTTTAGTATGAAACCTGAAGCAGATATTGCCGCACATATTGGCGAAGTCCTCTGGGTAATGAATCGCCCAACCGAGGCGGAAGATGTGTGGCGCAAAGGGCAGCAATTAGATGCCAACAACCCGACTCTTAAAGAAACTTTGAAGCGCTTGAAGCCTGATTGGTCGCTAGCAGATATCGCCCTCAAAGGCATATGGGATGGTCGTTTTGCGGTAAAGATTACCGGACTCACCGAAAGTAAAAATCAGGGTGGCTCAGGTGGATTTACATTAACTCAAGATGCGTTGATCGACGTATTAGAAATTCGCAATCCAGTAGGTGGATCTATTGCAAAAATTACGATTAAACCTGGTGAGGCAATTCTAGAACGAGATGGAGAACTCACTACAGCTATCGATGCTGACACTCTGATACAAAATACATTAGGACTTCCGCTACCTGCTCGTGGTTTATCAGACTGGTTGCGTGGGAAAACTCGTCCTGGTGGTAATGCCAGTGTTGAGCGCAATACAAAAGGGCAAGTGAGCAAAATCACGCAGGATGGTTGGACCTTAAATTACAACTGGAGCAATATGCA